From one Rhopalosiphum padi isolate XX-2018 chromosome 2, ASM2088224v1, whole genome shotgun sequence genomic stretch:
- the LOC132922035 gene encoding thymus-specific serine protease-like has product MNVLFCVFWCTLWLSTSAYNSSIIELVGNGVQHLTFLSHKSQYNIVKNKWFEQELDHFNITDTRTWKQRYHMNLKYYKMGGPVFLMVGGREEISPSWMISGAWIEYAQLFNAACFQLEHRFYGMSHPTDNLNTSNLVYLTVEQVLADLGTFINTISIKKKKLLDDAKWVGFGSSYSASLVTWLRLKYPHLVHAAVSSSSLLKAKINFEEYFIAVQKQLSDYDPKCEFHIRQANKMINDQLKTDYGAKYIQNKFNTCAHHLHNSTKNVQQLFRDMSKFIGLIVQDNEDDRYYDKIIEESTVTLVTLCDIMSNETLGTTVNRQWLYQTCTELGFFQTSNQDHHLFGNTVSLEYFTDLCIDVFGKSFNLNTLSKAVNKTNIMYGGSKPRVSRIVFVRGSIDPWNPLGLSFLPINSSTILIEGTSHCADIDSYSSDPSQLSEARVDILMYLKKYLSEEDFSIEPILL; this is encoded by the exons atgaacgtattattttgtgtattttggTGTACCCTTTGGTTGAGTACTTCAGCGTATAATAGTTCTATCATCGAACTTGTAGGCAATGGAGtacaacatttaacatttttatcacataaaagtcaatataacatagtaaaaaataaatggtttgAACAGGAACTTGATCATTTTAACATTACTGATACTAGGACGTGGAAacag aggtatcatatgaatttgaaatattataaaatgggtGGTCCAGTATTTTTAATGGTGGGAGGAAGAGAAGAGATTTCACCAAGTTGGATGATTTCCGGAGCATGGATTGAATACGCTCAATTGTTTAATGCTGCATGTTTTCAATTGGAACATCGCTTCTATGGAATGAGCCATCCAACTGA taatttaaatacttcaaaTTTAGTGTACCTGACAGTTGAACAAGTATTAGCTGACCTGGgaacatttataaataccatttcgattaaaaaaaaaaaactgctggATGATGCTAAATGGGTAGGATTTGGTTCATCATATTCGGCAAGTTTAGTTACCTGGTTAAGATTAAAATATCCTCATTTGGTACACGCCGCAGTTTCATCAAGTAGTCTACTAAAGgcgaaaataaattttgaag aatattttatagctGTTCAAAAACAATTATCAGATTATGATCCAAAATGTGAATTCCATATTAGACAagcaaataaaatgataaacgaTCAACTAAAGACCGATTATGGAgcaaaatacatacaaaataaattcaa taCATGTGCTCATCATTTACACAATTCTACAAAAAATGTACAACAATTGTTTAGAGACATGTCTAAATTCATTGGACTAATTGTGCAAGACAACGAAGATGAcagatattatgataaaattattgaagaatCGACAGTAACATTAGTAACACTATGTGATATAATGTCAAATGAAACGTTGGGAActacagtaa ATCGTCAATGGTTATACCAAACCTGTACAGAGCTTGGCTTTTTTCAAACATCCAATCAGGATCATCACTTGTTTGGTAATACTGTATCACTGGAATACTTTACTGATTTATGCATCGATGTTTTTGGAAAATC attcaatTTGAATACATTAAGTAAGGCAgtaaataaaaccaatattatgtACGGTGGTTCCAAACCAAGAGTTAGTAGAATTGTTTTTGTAAGAGGGTCTATCGATCCATGGAATCCATTAGGCTTGTCATTTTTGCCAATAAATTCGTCTACAATTCTTATTGAag GAACATCTCATTGTGCAGACATAGATTCATATTCATCGGACCCATCACAGCTGTCGGAAGCCCGTGTagacattttaatgtatttaaaaaaatatttgagtgaAGAGGATTTTTCAATTGAACCAATATTGTTATAG